DNA sequence from the Pedobacter schmidteae genome:
TTGAAAATTGAAGCTGTAAACAAGTAAATTTGTGCGGTAAACGATATATTGAATATTACCTTAGATCATGACGGAAAGAAAATCACATTGGGAAAATGTATACACCTTCAAACAACCCAATGAAGTAAGCTGGGCACAGGATGTCCCGCAAACATCGCTTGATTTTATAAATGGTTTTGACCTTCCAAAAACGGCAAAAATTATCGATATCGGAGGAGGTGACAGCAAGCTTGTTGATTGCTTACTGGACCAGGGGTATCAGGATATTACCGTATTGGATATTTCAGCGAAAGCAATAGAACGGGCCCAGCAAAGGTTAGGAAAAAGAAGCGGGATGGTGAAATGGATTGTTTCAGATATCACAGCGTTTAAGCCGACCGAACAATATGAGGTATGGCACGATCGCGCTACTTTTCATTTTTTAACAAAGCCGGAGCAAATTGAAAGCTATTTAAAAATCGCACAGGAAGCGATTGACGGATATCTTGTCATGGGTACATTTTCAGAAAACGGTCCCGAAAAATGTAGTGGCCTGGAAATTAAACAATACTCCGAAAAACAGCTGAATCTTCAACTGGCTGATGGTTTTCAAAAGCTGCGCTGCATTACTGAGGATCATGTTACTCCCTTTAATACTACACAGAACTTTTTGTTTTGTAGCTTTAAAAGGCTTTAGGTGGTGTGAAGTATTCATGCTCCTGCTGTGCATCTATTACTATCGTAATTTATCTTGTTAAGCATCTGACGTTAAGTTGATTATATGCAGATGTAAGCTTTATTCATTAGTAATGAAAGAATATTCGCGATTCTAATGTTTGTTCCCGTTTTCATAAAGCCTGATCAGTTCTTTTTGTAGGTCAATTAACTCAGCATTTCTTTTGGCGAGTTCTTGTCTCAACAGTGTGATCTCCGAAATCTGTTCCTTATCCATTGCCTCATAATTTTCCGACATCAACTCGGAAGCGCTTACTTTGAGCAGCATGGCTATTTGTTTTAAGCGTGTTATATTGATGTCCGTTACACCAATTTCAATTTTGCAAAATGCGGAGACAGACATTTCCAGATATTGAGCCATTTGGGCTTGGCTCCAGCCTTGTTGTTGGCGTATGCGTTTGATGTTGGTGCTGATTGCGTTCATTTGTTCCCTTATTTTAAAGATATTAAAATATTCACAAATAAACACAACAATAGGTTAAGTTTTTATAATCTTATTTTATTATTACGTATAAATCAGATTGTGGCACAATAAATGAACAGAAATGAATGCCACAATTTTGTTGTATTTGTGTATAAAACTTTTACTTTTGAACTGAATTATTAATGCCCGGGGGGGAAATAAATGAAAAAAAGTCTACTAATTGTGCTCTCAATTCTACTGTACAACGTTGCCTTTTCGCAAACAAGTGGCGATTATAACTACAGTCTCGCTGTAAGAGGGTACAGCTTAATACAAATGCCCAAAATACTGAACCAAAAAAAGCAGGAGAAATTTACCGATGCGGTGTTTAGAGGAGGAATGATTAAGTTTAACGATAATCAGATCAGCTACCGGATAGGTGGTAGTTATATGAATAAGGATGTTCGGATTGTCAATGATTGTGCCACTTGTGAGGAAGCCAATGGAAAAATGAAAGATTATGGTTTCACTATCGGTTTTGAAAAGAATTTGAACTTCGCCGTTTTTCAACCTTATTTTGGCTTCGATATCGGCTTCCGCTATAATAAATTTGATGGAACATTGATGTCTAAAAATGTTTTGAACTCAGTAGGAAGCGGAGGTGTTATTGCGCCTAATGGAGTAGAAACCAGCAAGACCGGTTTTACCATGGCACCGGTAATCGGAGTTAAGGTTAACCCCATTCCACAGGTTACCTTATTTGCCGAGGGTAATTTGCAGTGGTTTTATTCTTACGAGCGACAGGAGACTGTAGCGCAGGATATTAACAATACAAGGACGCTAAATAAATATAACAAGTCGGAATTTTTACTAAACCCGGTGTCTATAGGGATACAGGTCAATCTGGGTAGTAACCGATAGGTGTCTCATCGTATCATAGTTTTATCACAATTCAATTAAAATCATATATTTGCAGCCGATACTAAAACTAACATCTACCCTATGAAAGTTGAGTTAACCAATATATACCCTTTTAACCTCTCTATTCCGAATGAACAAGCCGTTTCCAAGCTGATAGCGCAAGATTTGATCCCGTAACCAGATAGATTATGAGGGTTTTTCTGGTTTTATGGAAAATACCCGCCGATGAAACAAGAATTTTGAATAAACCATTACCTCTCTACACACAATATGAATTTTAAAAGAGCGATAACTGCAATATTATTTTTATTTGCCGTTCTGGTCACACAGACTGCCTTTTCCCAGTCTAATTACTCTGATATTAAAGTTGATGACTTGTCAGATGCGCAAATCAGACAAATGATTCAGCGTGCAGAATCCATTGGTTACAATGATGCACAATTGGAACAAATGGCAAAGGCTCAGGGCATGAAGGCAGAGGAAATTGAGAAACTGCGCGCAAGGGTAACAAAAATCAGAGGTGGTTCAAATGCAACTCCAACCAATGACGGTTTGGACACTGAAGTTAAAGAGAGGCAGGTTGTGGGAGCTACAGAAAAAAAAGGAATATTTGTAAATGTAGACAAGCCAGTTAAATCTGTTAATCTGCTGGATGATTTTAGACCAAAAATTTTTGGTTCGGAATTATTTGCAAATAGTAATATTTCCTTTGAGCCAAATTTAAGAATGGCCACCCCAAGAAACTATGTAATTGGTCCGGATGATGAATTATTGGTTGACTTGAGTGGTGATAACGAAGCTAACTATAAATTGAAGGTTAGTCCGGAGGGGATTATTCGATTACAATATGCTGGACCGGTTTCAGTTGGAGGGCTGTCGATAGAACAAGCCACAGCTAAGATTCGCACAAAGCTAGTTGGTACTTATCCAGCTCTGAAAAGTGGTCGTACCAGTGTAGCTGTCAATTTGGGCAATATCAGAAGTATAAAAATTACTTTGTTAGGCGAGGTGGTCAAGCCTGGCTCTTACACATTATCTTCTTTGTCGACCGTTTTTAATGCGTTAAATGCCTCTGGAGGGCCTAATGTAAACGGTTCGTTCCGTAAAATACAGGTTATAAGAGGGAATAAAGTTGTTTCTACGGTTGATGTATATGATTTTCTACTGAACGGTATTCAGAAAAATAACATCAGACTTCAGGATCAGGATGTAATTAACATCCCCGTTTATCAAAGCAGAGTGGAAATTACAGGAGAGGTTAAGCGTCCTGCCTTGTTTGAGGTTTTAAGCAATGAAAGTCTGGAAGATGTGATCCGTTTTGCAGGTGGTTTCACCAATCAGGCATATACTGCGCAAATTAAAGTTTTACAAAATACAAATAAGGAGCGTAAAATATCAGACGTTACTGCAGAGCGTTTTGCAAGTTATGGGCCATTAAACGGTGACAAATATATCGTTGAAACAATTCTGGATCGTTTTGAGAATAGGGTGGAAATTTCAGGAGCCGTTTTTCGTCCGGGCAAGTTTGAACTGGAAAAAGGGCTGACCTTAAATGGGTTGATTGCAAAAGCTGATGGCCTGACCGAGGATGCATTTTTAAATCGAGGCTATATTAACCGTTTAAATCCAGACAATACATTGGCATTGATTTCTTTCGATGTAGCAAAGATTGTGGCTGGTACAGAGCAAGATATTCCATTATTGCGTGAAGATAAAGTAACAATTTCTTCTTTATTTGATTTAAGAGATGAATATAAGGTAAAAATATTAGGAGAAGTTAGAGCTCCAGGAACTTTTGAGTATGCAGAAAATATGACGTTGGAAGATGTGATTCAGATGGCGGGTGGTTTCAAGGAGGGGGCCACGGCACGGAGAATTGAAATCTCGCGTAGGATGAAAAATATTGACGCAAGATCTGATTCTGCGAAGATTGCCCAGGTATTTACCGTAAATGTTGATCAAAACCTGAAGTTGCTGAACAAAGGTTTTGTATTGAAGCCTTTTGATGTGATTGCAGTTCGTAATTCTGAAGGGTATCAGGAGCAAAGACAGATTAAGTTGGAAGGAGAGGTTTTGTATCCGGGTGTTTATACCATCAAGCAAAAAAATGAAAGAATTTCTGATCTGATTGCTAGAGCTGGTGGTTTGACACCTTCTGCGTATGCTGAAGGAGCTTCATTAAAAAGGCCGGGAGCTGAAAAGGTTAACCCTGGAGATAAGAATGCGATTAACAATCAAGATGAAGAAAAGAAGAAGTATTTAAACTTAAAACGTGCACAGGAAGCTGGCGTAAAAGATACCGTTAAAGCTGAAATTGAGCAGCAATTAATTCAATCAGACTTGGTTGGAATTAGTTTAGATCGTATTTTACATAAACCTTATTCAAAGTATGATCTGATAGTTGAAGACGGAGATATTATTAGAGTGCCACGTCAGCTTCAAACCGTTAAAGTGACGGGAGAAGTTTTGAAC
Encoded proteins:
- a CDS encoding helix-turn-helix domain-containing protein, with the protein product MNAISTNIKRIRQQQGWSQAQMAQYLEMSVSAFCKIEIGVTDINITRLKQIAMLLKVSASELMSENYEAMDKEQISEITLLRQELAKRNAELIDLQKELIRLYENGNKH
- a CDS encoding SLBB domain-containing protein codes for the protein MNFKRAITAILFLFAVLVTQTAFSQSNYSDIKVDDLSDAQIRQMIQRAESIGYNDAQLEQMAKAQGMKAEEIEKLRARVTKIRGGSNATPTNDGLDTEVKERQVVGATEKKGIFVNVDKPVKSVNLLDDFRPKIFGSELFANSNISFEPNLRMATPRNYVIGPDDELLVDLSGDNEANYKLKVSPEGIIRLQYAGPVSVGGLSIEQATAKIRTKLVGTYPALKSGRTSVAVNLGNIRSIKITLLGEVVKPGSYTLSSLSTVFNALNASGGPNVNGSFRKIQVIRGNKVVSTVDVYDFLLNGIQKNNIRLQDQDVINIPVYQSRVEITGEVKRPALFEVLSNESLEDVIRFAGGFTNQAYTAQIKVLQNTNKERKISDVTAERFASYGPLNGDKYIVETILDRFENRVEISGAVFRPGKFELEKGLTLNGLIAKADGLTEDAFLNRGYINRLNPDNTLALISFDVAKIVAGTEQDIPLLREDKVTISSLFDLRDEYKVKILGEVRAPGTFEYAENMTLEDVIQMAGGFKEGATARRIEISRRMKNIDARSDSAKIAQVFTVNVDQNLKLLNKGFVLKPFDVIAVRNSEGYQEQRQIKLEGEVLYPGVYTIKQKNERISDLIARAGGLTPSAYAEGASLKRPGAEKVNPGDKNAINNQDEEKKKYLNLKRAQEAGVKDTVKAEIEQQLIQSDLVGISLDRILHKPYSKYDLIVEDGDIIRVPRQLQTVKVTGEVLNPNSIVYLPGKSFKQYVNGAGGFTSSALKRGAYIKYANGSVEAGSKFLFFYNFPKVKPGAEILVPKKAQKEGLTAQSWIGIGTGLASLAAIIVSLLR
- a CDS encoding trans-aconitate 2-methyltransferase; this encodes MTERKSHWENVYTFKQPNEVSWAQDVPQTSLDFINGFDLPKTAKIIDIGGGDSKLVDCLLDQGYQDITVLDISAKAIERAQQRLGKRSGMVKWIVSDITAFKPTEQYEVWHDRATFHFLTKPEQIESYLKIAQEAIDGYLVMGTFSENGPEKCSGLEIKQYSEKQLNLQLADGFQKLRCITEDHVTPFNTTQNFLFCSFKRL